CATGTGGAGAATTAGTGTTCTGGCTAGGGCTGTCAGGTCCTTGCACACTGTCTGACTCTGGTCTGCTCCCCAACCCTACTAACCCAGGATCTGGAGCAGTATGCAGCCAGTTACAGCGGCTTGATGCGCATTGAACGGCTGCAGTTCATTGCTGACCGGTGCCCTCCTCTTCGGGTAGAGGCCCTGAAAATGGCACTCTCCTTCGTGCAGAGGACCTTTAACGTGGACATGTATGAAGAAATCCACCGAAAGCTCTCAGAGGCTACCAGGTAAGACCTCAGTGAGAAGTGGCAGAGGCCTTGGAAGGGACAAGTGACTGGGGCTGGTCTGGCATGGATCTTCCTGTTCCCCTGAGACACCCAGCACCCTAGTGTGATGTCCCATACCAGGGCAACATACTTCTTTAGGGAGAAGTGGGGCAAAGGAGATGGCTGACCCTGATCCCCCTTTTCTGGCTTGTTTCATGAGCAGTTAAGATTCCAGATTCTGGAGGAGCTGGTCTACTGGCCTCCTTTCCAGGAAGCCAGCTGCACTGGGTCAACAGCTGTCATTACCACGGCAAAGATTGTGCCTTTTGGGTGGGGAGGGTAGACAGGCAAAGGCCTCTTGGGCCAGCCTGTGGCTGGAGATGTCTTCTCCCCCATCCTTGGCCCCAGTGATGTTACTATCCTGACGGCCAGAATCTCCCTCAGGGAGCTACAGAACGCTCCTGATGCTGTCCCTGAGAGTGGAGTGGAGCCCCCACCCCTGGATACAGCCTGGGTGGAGGCCACTCGGAAGAAGGCCCTACTGAAGTTGGAGAAGCTGGACACAGACCTGAAGAACTACAAGGGCAACTCTATCAAAGAGAGCATCAGGTGCTGGCCTGCCCGGGGTAGGGAGGTGGGCAGCTGGGCTCTCGGTTGGTGTCTACTCACAGCCATGTCTACAGGCGCGGCCATGATGACCTGGGTGACCACTATTTGGACTGTGGAGACCTCAGCAATGCCCTCAAATGTTACTCACGGGCCCGAGACTACTGTACCAGTGCTAAGCATGTCATCAACATGTGCCTCAATGTTATCAAGGTGGCCAGGGTGGCAGGTGGGCAAGGGGGGGGGGCACCCAGAAGGGACAACTCAGGCTCAGTCTGGCCCTAACTACTCCTCTGCTAGGTCAGTGTCTACTTGCAAAATTGGTCTCATGTGTTGAGCTATGTCAGCAAAGCTGAGTCTACCCCAGAGATTGCTGAGGTGAGGTCCATCTTCAAGACAGTGCCCTAGAAGCCTGACCCTACTGGTTCTCCTATACCCATGTCCAACTTCAATAGCCCCCAAGTTTGCTTTTGTTCCTTCAAGGGTAGGGTGGGGCCTGAGTGTTGAATTCCAGGGATGAGGAAGGCAGGGTAGGGGACCTCTCACGTCCACTACCTTCCCATGCAGCAGCGTGGAGAGCGGGACAGCCAGACCCAAGCCATCCTCACCAAGCTCAAGTGTGCTGCAGGTGAGGCACCCAGCCATCCCATGCTGTACTTAAGTCCTCATAACTGTGGAGGATAAGGCCCAGCTTGCATCACAGTTGGGGAAACAATATTGGCACATCATTGGGTTACATGCCCTACATCCATGGGTGTAGGTAGTAGGCAACTGCTCAAGTTCGGTTTGGACAGGTGGGTCATTTGCCTTCCCAGAGTTTGGCTGTATGTTGCAGGCATCATAACAGCAGTTTGGGGCTTCCCTGGGCAGCTAACTTCAGGGAATGTCTTCAGTTGGAGGCTGTTATTTAACACATAGGATTTATCTCCAAACTGAGAAACACTGGTGGCAGGAGGCCAGAGAGCATCCATTCATGACAGTGGCTGTACCTAGGGCTCTGGCAGCTTCCTCTATACAGGCTGGCTTCTTCCCTCCCTGGTCTCCTAGGCTTGGCTGAGCTGGCTGCACGCAAGTACAAGCAGGCTGCAAAATGTTTCCTGCTGGCCTCCTTCGATCACTGTGACTTCCCTGAGGTGAGGGGTACCCAGGGCTCTCAGTCCTAGGTAGGGTCTGAAGAGGCAGTGAAAGCTCACAGGCTGAGGTCTGGCCTTGGCTTTGGGCTTCTTCCTGTATACCAATGAATCATGACCTCCGTGTCTGGGCCTGCCTTCTCTTCTGCCTTTCAGCTTCTGTCCCCCAGCAACGTGGCTGTCTATGGTGGCTTGTGTGCATTAGCCACCTTTGACCGGCAGGAACTACAGCGTAATGTCATTTCCAGCAGGTGGGTGGCATGGTGGGTTCCTTGTACCTCCTACCCCTGCCCAGGGCCAGGTCCTTTGGGGCTGAGCCATCTGGTCTCCTCAGCTCCTTCAAGTTGTTCTTGGAGCTGGAGCCA
This is a stretch of genomic DNA from Jaculus jaculus isolate mJacJac1 chromosome 9, mJacJac1.mat.Y.cur, whole genome shotgun sequence. It encodes these proteins:
- the Gps1 gene encoding COP9 signalosome complex subunit 1 isoform X4, producing the protein MCAPPRATARKRRPTAPEVKVSPRRSGWKMPLPVQVFNLQGAVEPMQIDVDPQEDPQNAPDINYVVENPTLDLEQYAASYSGLMRIERLQFIADRCPPLRVEALKMALSFVQRTFNVDMYEEIHRKLSEATRELQNAPDAVPESGVEPPPLDTAWVEATRKKALLKLEKLDTDLKNYKGNSIKESIRRGHDDLGDHYLDCGDLSNALKCYSRARDYCTSAKHVINMCLNVIKVSVYLQNWSHVLSYVSKAESTPEIAERGERDSQTQAILTKLKCAAGLAELAARKYKQAAKCFLLASFDHCDFPELLSPSNVAVYGGLCALATFDRQELQRNVISSSSFKLFLELEPQVRDIIFKFYESKYASCLKMLDEMKDNLLLDMYLAPHVRTLYTQIRNRALIQYFSPYVSADMHKMAAAFNTTVAALEDELTHLILEGLINARIDSHSKILYARDVDQRSTTFEKSLLMGKEFQRRAKAMILRAAVLRNQIHVKSPPREGSQGDLTPANSQSRMSTNM
- the Gps1 gene encoding COP9 signalosome complex subunit 1 isoform X2, with protein sequence MRGSPAPSSASSSASDLSRSPAHSRSDPRPGTAGDCSLSASLSACTLFSEGAVEPMQIDVDPQEDPQNAPDINYVVENPTLDLEQYAASYSGLMRIERLQFIADRCPPLRVEALKMALSFVQRTFNVDMYEEIHRKLSEATRELQNAPDAVPESGVEPPPLDTAWVEATRKKALLKLEKLDTDLKNYKGNSIKESIRRGHDDLGDHYLDCGDLSNALKCYSRARDYCTSAKHVINMCLNVIKVSVYLQNWSHVLSYVSKAESTPEIAERGERDSQTQAILTKLKCAAGLAELAARKYKQAAKCFLLASFDHCDFPELLSPSNVAVYGGLCALATFDRQELQRNVISSSSFKLFLELEPQVRDIIFKFYESKYASCLKMLDEMKDNLLLDMYLAPHVRTLYTQIRNRALIQYFSPYVSADMHKMAAAFNTTVAALEDELTHLILEGLINARIDSHSKILYARDVDQRSTTFEKSLLMGKEFQRRAKAMILRAAVLRNQIHVKSPPREGSQGDLTPANSQSRMSTNM
- the Gps1 gene encoding COP9 signalosome complex subunit 1 isoform X3, producing the protein MCAPPRATARKRRPTAPEVKVSPRRSGWKMPLPVQVFNLQGAVEPMQIDVDPQEDPQNAPDINYVVENPTLDLEQYAASYSGLMRIERLQFIADRCPPLRVEALKMALSFVQRTFNVDMYEEIHRKLSEATRELQNAPDAVPESGVEPPPLDTAWVEATRKKALLKLEKLDTDLKNYKGNSIKESIRRGHDDLGDHYLDCGDLSNALKCYSRARDYCTSAKHVINMCLNVIKVSVYLQNWSHVLSYVSKAESTPEIAEQRGERDSQTQAILTKLKCAAGLAELAARKYKQAAKCFLLASFDHCDFPELLSPSNVAVYGGLCALATFDRQELQRNVISSSSFKLFLELEPQVRDIIFKFYESKYASCLKMLDEMKDNLLLDMYLAPHVRTLYTQIRNRALIQYFSPYVSADMHKMAAAFNTTVAALEDELTHLILEGLINARIDSHSKILYARDVDQRSTTFEKSLLMGKEFQRRAKAMILRAAVLRNQIHVKSPPREGSQGDLTPANSQSRMSTNM
- the Gps1 gene encoding COP9 signalosome complex subunit 1 isoform X1, which gives rise to MRGSPAPSSASSSASDLSRSPAHSRSDPRPGTAGDCSLSASLSACTLFSEGAVEPMQIDVDPQEDPQNAPDINYVVENPTLDLEQYAASYSGLMRIERLQFIADRCPPLRVEALKMALSFVQRTFNVDMYEEIHRKLSEATRELQNAPDAVPESGVEPPPLDTAWVEATRKKALLKLEKLDTDLKNYKGNSIKESIRRGHDDLGDHYLDCGDLSNALKCYSRARDYCTSAKHVINMCLNVIKVSVYLQNWSHVLSYVSKAESTPEIAEQRGERDSQTQAILTKLKCAAGLAELAARKYKQAAKCFLLASFDHCDFPELLSPSNVAVYGGLCALATFDRQELQRNVISSSSFKLFLELEPQVRDIIFKFYESKYASCLKMLDEMKDNLLLDMYLAPHVRTLYTQIRNRALIQYFSPYVSADMHKMAAAFNTTVAALEDELTHLILEGLINARIDSHSKILYARDVDQRSTTFEKSLLMGKEFQRRAKAMILRAAVLRNQIHVKSPPREGSQGDLTPANSQSRMSTNM